In the genome of Nonlabens sp. MB-3u-79, one region contains:
- the hemN gene encoding oxygen-independent coproporphyrinogen III oxidase → MCSLVSKYNVAGPRYTSYPTVPYWDQYSFSISSWKESLQRSFKESNASEGISLYIHLPFCESMCTFCGCNKRITKNHSVEIPYLESVIKEFQLYLELFDEKPRIKQIHLGGGTPTFFSAENLEYLLNQIFLMAVKTEDVEYSFEGHPNNTTLEHLSTLSKLGFNRVCYGVQDYNLSVQKAIHRVQAFENVQRATEDARTVGYESIGHDLIYGLPFQTIENVVHTMEKTMELMPDRIAFYSYAHVPWIKGNGQRGFKDADLPTAAIKRQQYEIGKELLAQAGYIEIGMDHFALKTDALYKAQESGELHRNFMGYNSSKTQVMIGLGVSSISDSWYSFAQNLKNLDEYQSLIEDRELPVYRGHMLTAEDLIIRKHISNLMCKLETSWSDESLYFKELPKVLMSLVALEKDSLVEIHSNKLMVTEKGRAYVRNVCLPFDLRLQRKKPETQLFSMTV, encoded by the coding sequence ATGTGTTCACTTGTTTCTAAGTATAATGTTGCTGGACCTAGATATACCAGCTATCCTACGGTTCCCTATTGGGATCAGTATAGCTTTTCTATTTCTAGTTGGAAAGAATCCCTGCAAAGAAGCTTTAAAGAAAGCAATGCTTCTGAAGGAATAAGCCTTTACATACACCTTCCTTTTTGCGAGAGTATGTGTACTTTTTGCGGTTGTAATAAACGCATTACAAAAAATCATTCGGTAGAAATTCCTTATTTAGAATCTGTAATAAAGGAATTTCAATTGTACTTAGAATTATTTGATGAAAAGCCTCGGATCAAACAAATACATCTCGGTGGGGGAACACCTACCTTCTTTTCTGCTGAGAATTTAGAGTATTTATTGAATCAAATTTTTTTGATGGCAGTTAAAACTGAGGATGTAGAATATAGCTTTGAGGGACATCCTAATAATACAACTTTAGAACATCTTTCTACCTTAAGTAAATTGGGATTTAATCGGGTATGTTATGGTGTGCAGGATTACAATTTGTCGGTTCAAAAAGCCATTCATCGCGTACAAGCTTTTGAAAACGTACAGCGAGCGACAGAAGACGCTAGAACAGTAGGTTATGAGTCTATAGGGCATGATCTCATTTATGGGCTGCCATTTCAGACCATCGAGAATGTGGTACATACGATGGAGAAAACTATGGAACTCATGCCAGACCGCATTGCTTTTTACAGTTATGCGCATGTGCCTTGGATCAAAGGTAATGGACAGCGAGGTTTTAAGGATGCCGACCTTCCTACTGCAGCGATAAAACGCCAGCAATATGAAATAGGGAAGGAGTTGCTTGCTCAAGCCGGCTATATAGAAATAGGTATGGATCATTTTGCCTTAAAGACAGACGCTCTTTATAAGGCGCAAGAATCAGGAGAACTACACCGCAATTTTATGGGGTACAACTCTAGTAAAACCCAAGTGATGATAGGCCTAGGGGTTTCTTCTATTAGTGATTCATGGTACAGTTTTGCCCAAAATCTAAAGAACCTTGATGAATATCAAAGTCTTATAGAGGATCGAGAATTACCTGTTTATAGAGGTCATATGTTAACTGCGGAAGATTTAATCATACGCAAGCATATCTCTAATTTGATGTGCAAGTTGGAGACCTCCTGGAGTGATGAGTCTTTGTATTTTAAGGAGCTACCCAAGGTTCTAATGAGCCTTGTAGCGTTAGAAAAGGACAGTTTGGTAGAGATACATAGCAATAAACTGATGGTGACAGAAAAAGGAAGAGCTTATGTTAGAAATGTATGTCTGCCTTTTGATCTCAGGTTACAAAGAAAAAAACCAGAAACGCAGTTATTTTCTATGACGGTTTAA
- a CDS encoding M14 family zinc carboxypeptidase encodes MKSFLTLLLLLLSSASFAQQELYHRAEVYYNSYEQFQQIQEAGVSMDHGYHKKDVSFESDFSVKELRTLSSIGVAYNIIINDVKQFYLDQNNPRSPKYVAPELDSKNAGCTNNSSQINYTTPQNYNQGSMGGFLTYTEMLQELDDMFIYSQANNLNIITPRADNINPSNPNDLVTSEGRYQQWVKISDNPTTTEIAEPQMLYTAIHHAREPASMQQLIFFMWYVLENYSTDPEIQAIVDNTELYFIPVLNPDGYVYNETTNPNGGGLWRKNRRGGYGVDPNRNYSYITPQGNQVWNTAGTSTNQNNDTYAGAGPFSEPETRAVRYFIENHNFKMALNNHSFSELLLYPFGYANNQPTTDDTLFQNISQVMVSQNGYNNIISSDLYPAAGDSDDFMYGMLTTASGGTREKIYAMTPEIGASFWPAASQIDGICKEMMFHNITAAQLTGNYGKLEDNAPSSFETTNVTVPFSLTRLGLQDFTSFNVTINPVSANIASVGSARSFNNLNLNQTVSDNISMTLDNTISPGDLITYELALFNGLYTSTQTITKVYGDFTPVFEDRVVNANNWQLNGWGISTTEFFSPSQSFTDSPVGTYNNNQNKSIILNNASSVDLTSTSLLEANLMFQAKWDIENNYDYVQVEISTNNGASWTPQCGNYTNTGVASQPANGQPLYDGIQSSWVEESISLSDYLGQQILVRFQLVTDQSVTGDGFYFDDLKIVVMDTATASSASNPLDQLVAIFPNPVRDRLFVNTSLEKFEATIYNVQGQQLYNYVSIEAALELDYSDYSSGIYFLHIATDTASKTFKIIKE; translated from the coding sequence ATGAAATCTTTTTTAACACTGTTACTTCTTCTACTTTCTAGTGCCTCCTTTGCACAACAAGAATTGTATCACCGTGCAGAGGTCTATTACAATTCATATGAGCAATTCCAACAGATTCAAGAAGCTGGTGTCTCCATGGATCACGGTTATCATAAAAAAGATGTTTCCTTTGAATCGGACTTTTCAGTAAAAGAATTACGGACCTTATCTTCTATAGGTGTTGCTTACAACATCATCATTAATGATGTAAAACAGTTTTATTTAGACCAAAATAATCCAAGAAGTCCTAAATATGTCGCCCCAGAACTAGATTCAAAAAACGCAGGCTGCACCAATAACAGCAGTCAAATAAACTATACAACACCACAAAATTACAATCAAGGTAGTATGGGTGGTTTTCTTACCTATACTGAAATGCTACAGGAATTGGACGACATGTTTATCTATTCTCAAGCAAATAATTTAAACATTATTACTCCAAGAGCAGATAACATAAATCCAAGCAACCCAAATGATCTGGTAACCAGTGAAGGCCGTTACCAGCAATGGGTGAAAATATCTGACAACCCAACTACTACAGAAATTGCCGAGCCTCAAATGTTATATACTGCTATTCACCATGCCCGTGAACCAGCTTCTATGCAACAGCTTATCTTTTTTATGTGGTACGTACTAGAAAACTACAGTACTGATCCAGAAATTCAAGCTATAGTAGATAACACAGAGTTGTATTTCATTCCGGTGCTTAATCCAGATGGGTATGTTTATAATGAAACAACCAACCCAAATGGAGGTGGTCTATGGCGTAAGAACCGACGCGGTGGCTACGGAGTTGATCCTAACAGAAATTACAGTTACATCACACCTCAAGGAAATCAAGTGTGGAATACTGCTGGCACTTCTACAAATCAAAATAACGATACTTATGCCGGCGCTGGACCTTTCAGCGAACCAGAAACAAGAGCCGTTCGTTATTTTATAGAGAATCACAACTTTAAAATGGCACTGAACAACCATAGCTTTAGTGAGTTGTTGTTATATCCTTTTGGCTATGCAAATAATCAACCTACCACAGACGATACGTTATTTCAAAATATATCTCAAGTAATGGTGTCGCAAAACGGGTACAACAACATCATCAGCTCCGACTTGTATCCAGCTGCAGGAGATAGTGATGATTTTATGTACGGCATGCTCACCACCGCCTCTGGTGGAACAAGAGAAAAGATATATGCCATGACTCCAGAAATAGGCGCTTCTTTTTGGCCGGCAGCTAGTCAAATAGATGGGATTTGTAAAGAAATGATGTTCCATAACATTACTGCAGCCCAATTGACAGGTAACTATGGAAAGCTAGAAGATAACGCACCCAGTTCTTTTGAAACTACTAACGTGACAGTTCCTTTTTCACTTACACGTTTAGGATTGCAAGATTTTACAAGTTTTAATGTGACTATCAACCCTGTTAGTGCAAACATCGCAAGTGTGGGAAGTGCCCGATCTTTTAATAACCTCAATTTAAATCAAACGGTATCAGATAATATTTCTATGACATTGGACAACACGATCAGTCCTGGTGATCTTATTACTTATGAACTAGCGCTTTTTAATGGACTATACACGTCTACACAAACGATTACTAAAGTATATGGTGACTTCACTCCTGTTTTTGAAGATAGGGTTGTAAATGCTAATAATTGGCAACTAAACGGTTGGGGTATTTCTACCACCGAATTCTTTTCTCCTTCTCAATCCTTTACAGATTCTCCAGTTGGAACTTATAACAATAATCAGAATAAGTCCATTATATTAAACAATGCAAGTAGTGTTGACCTTACTTCTACCTCTTTATTAGAAGCAAATCTGATGTTCCAAGCCAAATGGGATATTGAAAATAATTACGACTATGTGCAAGTAGAAATTTCTACCAACAATGGCGCTTCTTGGACTCCACAATGCGGTAATTACACCAACACAGGAGTTGCTAGCCAACCCGCAAACGGACAGCCCTTATACGACGGTATACAATCCTCTTGGGTAGAAGAAAGCATCAGCCTTAGTGATTACCTAGGACAACAAATTTTAGTGCGATTTCAGTTGGTTACCGATCAAAGTGTCACTGGCGATGGGTTCTATTTTGACGATCTTAAAATCGTCGTGATGGATACTGCTACCGCAAGTAGCGCATCTAATCCATTAGATCAATTGGTTGCTATATTTCCTAACCCAGTGCGAGACCGGCTATTTGTCAATACTTCATTAGAAAAGTTTGAAGCTACTATCTACAATGTACAAGGACAGCAATTATACAACTACGTATCTATAGAAGCTGCTTTAGAATTAGATTACAGTGATTATTCATCTGGTATATATTTCTTACATATAGCTACAGATACCGCTTCAAAGACCTTTAAGATTATTAAGGAATAA